One Aegilops tauschii subsp. strangulata cultivar AL8/78 chromosome 2, Aet v6.0, whole genome shotgun sequence genomic window, AAGgtgtgcatctacatacccttgtagatcgcgagcggaagcgttccaatgaacgtggatgacggagtcgtactcgccgtgatccaaatcaccgatgaccgagtgccgaacggacggcacctccgcgttcaacacacgtacggtgcagcgacgtctcctccttcttgatccagcaagggggaaggagaggttgatggagatccagcagcacgatggcgtggtggtggatgtagcgggtctcggcagggcttcgccgagcttctgcgagacggagaggtgtagcgggggaggagggaggcgcccaaggctgttattgctgccctccctccccctttatataggccccctggggggacGCCggcccttgagatgggatctcaagggggggcggcggccaaagggggaaagggggtgccttgccccccaaggcaagtgggaagcccccccaccctagggttcccaaccctaggcgcatggggggaggcccatgggggggcgcccagcccgctaggggctggttcccttcccacttcagcccacggggccctccgggataggtggccccacccggtggacccccgggacccttccggtggtcccggtacaataccggtaacccccgaaactttcccggtggccgaaacttgacttcctatatatagttcttcacctccggaccattccggaacctctcgtgacgtccgggatctcatccgggactccgaacaactttagggtttccgcatacacatatctctacaaccctagcgtcaccgaaccttaagtgtgtagaccctacgggttcgggagacatgcagacatgaccgagacgcctctccggtcaataaccaacagcgggatctggatacccatgttggctcccacatgttccacgatgatctcatcggatgaaccacggtgtcgaggattcaatcaatcccgtatgcaattccctttgtcaatcggtatgttacttgcccgagattcgatcgtcggtatcccaataccttgttcactctcgttaccggcaagtctctttactcgtaccgtaatgcatgatcccgtgactaactccttagtcacattgagctcattatgatgatgcattaccgagtgggcccagagatacctctccgtcacacggagtgacaaatcccagtctcgatccgtgccaacccaacagacactttcggagatacccgtagtgcacctttatagtcacccagttacgttgtgacgtttggcacacccaaagcactcctacggtatccgggagttgcacgatctcatggtctaaggaaaagatacttgacattggaaaagctctagaaaacgaaactacacgatcttttatgctatgcttaggattgggtcctgtccatcacatcattctcctaatgatgtgatcccgttatcaatgacatccaatgtccatagtcaggaaaccatgaccatctgttgatcaacgagctagtcaactagaggcttactagggacacgttgtagtctatgtattcacacatgtattacgatttccggataatacaattatagcatgaacaatagacaattaccatgaacaaagaaatataataataaccatttattattgcctctagggcatatttccaacagtctcccacttgcactagagtcaataatctagttacattgtgatgaatcgaacacccattgcgtcctggtgttgatcatgttttgctctagggagaggtttagtcaacggatctgctacattcaggtctgtatgtactttacaaatatctatgtctccattttgaacactttcacgaatggagttgaagcgacgcttgatatgcctggtcttcctgtgaaacctgggctccttcgcaagggcaatagctccagtgttgtcacagaagagagtcatcgggcccgacgcattgggaatcacccctaggtcggtaatgaactccttcatccagactgcttcctgtgctgcctccgaggctgccatgtactccgcttcacatgtagatcccgccacgacgctttgcttgcaactgcaccagcttactgctcctccattcaaaatatacacgtatccggtttgtgacttcgagtcatccagatctatgtcgaagctagcgtcgacgtaaccctttacgacgagctcttcgtcacctccataaacgagaaacatatccttagtcctcttcaggtacttcaggatattcttgaccgctgtccagtgttccatgtcgggattactttggtaccttcctaccaaacttacggcaaggtttacatcaggtctggtacacagcatggcatacataatagaccctatggccgaggcataggggatgacactcatcttttctctatcttatgccgtggtcgggcattgagccgtgctcaattgcacaccttgcaatacaggcaagaaccccttcttggactgatccatactgaacttcttcaatatcttgtcaaggtatgtactctgtgaaagaccaatgaggcgtcttgatctatctctatagatcttgatgcctaatatataagcagcttctccaaggtccttcattgaaaaacacttattcaaataggcctttatactttccaagaattctatatcatttcccatcaatagtatgtcatccacatataatatgagaaatgctacagagctcccactcactttcttgtaaacacaggcttctccataagtctgtgtaaacccaaacgctttgatcatctcatcaaagcgaatgttccaactccgagatgcttgcaccagcccatagatcgagcactggagcttgcatactttgttagcattcttaggatcgacaaaaccttccggctgcatcatatacaactcttccttaaggaagccgttaaggaatgccgttttgacgtccatctgccatatctcataatcatagtatgcggcaattgctaacatgattcggacggacttcagcttcgctacgggtgagaaagtctcatctagtcaaccccttgaacttgtcgataacccttagcgacaagtcgagctttgtagatggtcacattaccatccgcgttcgtcttcttcttaaagatccatttattttctatggctcgctgctcattgggcaagtcagtcaaagtccatacttcgttttcatacatggatcctatctcggatttcatggcttctagccatttgtcggaatccaggcccgccatcgcttcttcatagttcgaaggttcaccgttgtctaacaacatgattttcaggacagggttgccgtaccactctggtgcggaacgtgtccttgtggacctacgaagttcagtaacttgatccgaagcttcatgatcatcatcattaacttcctccccagtcggtgtaggcaccacgggaacattttcccgcgctgcgctactttccggttcggaaggggtgactatcacctcatcaagttccactttcctcccactcaattctttcgagagaaactccttctccagaaaggacccgttcttggcaacgaagatcttgccttcggatctgaggtagaaggtatacccaatagtttccttagggtatcctatgaagatgcatttttccgacttgggttcgagcttttcaggttgaagtttcttgacataagcatcgcatccccaaacttttagaaacgacagcttaggtttcttcccaaaccataattcatacggtgtcgtctcaacggatttcgacggagccctatttaaagtgaatgcggcagtctctaaagcataaccccaaaataagagcggtaaatcggtaagagacatcatagatcgcaccatatccaatagagtgcgattacgacgttcagacacaccatttctctgaggtgttccaggcggcgtgagttgtgaaactattccacatttccttaagtgtgcaccaaactcgtgacttaagtattctccaccacgatctgatcgtaagaattttattctcctgtcacgttgattctcaacctcactctgaaactccttgaacttttcaaaggtttcagacttgtgtttcattaggtagacatacccatatctacttaagtcatcagtgagagtaagaacataacgatatcctccgcgagcctcaacactcattggaccgcacacatcggtatgtatgatttccaataagttggttgctcgctccattgttccggagaacggagtcttggtcatcttacccataaggcatggttcgcacgtgtcaaatgattcgtaatcaagagactccaaaagtccatctgcatggagcttcttcatgcgcttgacaccaatgtgaccaaggcggcagtgccacaagtatgtgggactatcgttatcaactttacatcttttggtattcacactatgaacatgtgtaacatcacgttcgagattcatcaaaaataaaccattgaccagcggggcatgaccataaaacatatctctcaaataaatagaacaaccattattctcggatttaaatgagtagccatctcgaattaaacgagatccagatacaatgttcatacTCAAAgcgcactaaataacaattattgaggtttaaaactaatcccgtgggtagatgcagaggtagcgtgccgacgttGCCTAAACTAAGAACATCATCAGTGCAATGCCTTCCATAAACTAATTGTTACTGCTGATCCAAGGAGTATGAACTAAATGATTACAACAACTTGAGTGCAAGGTAAAGCTTCTTGAATTTCGTTCTTTGGGCTTGCGTCTCGGCGATTTGGACTTGCATCTCGTTGATTTGGACTTTCTCATGTGCGTCTATCAACGCATCTACTCTCTCACTAATGATAGTAGTAGCCTATCATTTGTTTTACATAAAACTTTACAAGACCAACCCATATCTATGTACTGCAAGCAAATCATGTTTGTGTGTGCAATGTAGCGAGGAACGAGATTCGAATACCAAATTGCAAGCATAAAATGATCTATGTTATACATCGCTTTTATGGCCTCTGCGAGCAAAAAAGTTCCAATTAAGATTCCCAGGTGTGTGCAAAGTTTCTTAAACAATAGGGCACTTGCAGCCGCAAAGgagcgggcgggggggggggggggggggggggaggggccaGCCTGATTTGGGAGGCATCGCCGCCGGTGTTATGAAGGTGGAGGTGGTGATGCAACAAATCATTCATTAGAGTATAGGTACGCAAGGACAGGGAGCTCATGGCCAAGCCAACTTGGATCTCTACCATGGCGGCGATGCATCGTCAGCCGGCAGGGCTCCTTCCCAGTGGAGGATCTAGGACCCAGGCCCCCAGGGCCTAGCCCAGGGCATGAGGCCCAAATTCGTTGTGTTCTGTAGCTACCCCTGCTCCTTCCGTTTCCCCAACCAATTGACGACTTGAAAAACTTGAGGGAGACTTGTATGAGATATCACATTTTGGTGATCATGAGATCAATCCTAAAAATGTATATTTAGACATTCGAAAAATATGATATTATTTGACACCATTCATGTGAGGTATGTCTACAACTCCGGAAAAAATCAGCTCAAAACTCGATGTACATTTTGAGATTCAAAAAAGATAAATTTGAATGTGAATAGTGGCAGCTTTGGATGAATAGTACTTTGACACTATTCACATGAGTTTTTGTCTTTTTTTTTCTATTAATGGAAGTCGAATTATGAGCTGAATTTTTTTTTTAGGTTGAACATCAAACATTGATGTATGTCTACAAAGGGTTTGAGAATGTTTAAACATGTATCTTTTAAAATCGATCTCATTGATCTCAGCTAAAGTGAGATCTCACAAGTCTTCCCCTGAAAAACTtttccaaaaagaaaaaaaatcatttgTCTTTCATCTTTTCTTGTTCACTCGGTCTCATCGGCGTCAGCATTCAGGTCAATCCTGGGCTTCTTCCCACTGCTGTGGGCAGCGGGCTTACTAGGCAGCGGCGGCACCTTCGATGCGCACCGCGGGCACCAGGGGTCGGCCTCGGCGATGAGCACGTACGTGAAGCAGGACGGGCACGCACACGCACGCATGGTTGGGTTCGCGGCGGGCGACGCCATGCTTGAAGGCGGCGAGCGGCTGCGCTTTCCCAGCGACGAGGACGAGGATGAGGCGGACGCCAACGAGGAGGACGACGTGTCCGGCGAGGTGGCGGACCGCGCGGCGGAGGCGCGCTCTAGGGCGTAGCGGACCATGTCGAGGGTGCAGAACGGAGAGGAGGTGGTGGTGACGGCGGCTGCGGTGGATGCCGTGGAAGGGAGgt contains:
- the LOC109743986 gene encoding uncharacterized protein, which produces MPAGKGRAGAGKAPEMVTMDLLGGWGGHAGGEDEVVDLEVKVPAGRERRLDLLSGKTFLTPHRHQTAQDGRQDLNLPSTASTAAAVTTTSSPFCTLDMVRYALERASAARSATSPDTSSSSLASASSSSSSLGKRSRSPPSSMASPAANPTMRACACPSCFTYVLIAEADPWCPRCASKVPPLPSKPAAHSSGKKPRIDLNADADETE